The sequence CCGCGACCGCCTCTCGGGGGTGTCGACGCTTGCGTACGACCGGGCCGGCACCGGGGAGATCCCACCCCCGGCCGACGTACGTACCTGCGCCGACCTGGCGGACGAGCTGGCCGCCCTGCTCAAGGAGCTCGACCCGCCCGCGCCGTGGCTGCTGGTCGGGCACTCCTTCGGCGGTCTTGTGGCCCGGCTGTATTGCGCCCGCCACCCGGGTCGCGTGGCTGGCCTGATTCTCGTCGACGCCGTCGTGGAGGGCCGGGAGATTGCCTACGACCCGCTGCTGCCGCCGCCGCTGCGAGCGGCCAACCATGCATACCTGACCGACCCGGACCGGAATCCGGAGCGGATCGACAAGCAGGCCAGCTATCGCCAGGTGGCCGGCTGTGCGCTGCCTGCCGGACTGCCGGTGAGCGTCGTGACCCGCGGCCGACCAGACACCGACCCGGACCGGCCGGTGCGTGACCTGCACCGCGTCGATCAGCGGATGCAGCACGACCTGGCGCGGCGTCTGGGGGCCCGGCAGCGGATCGCTGTCCGCAGCGGCCACGACGTCCACCACGACGAACCTGACCTGGTCGCGGGGGAGATCATCATGATGCTGAAGGGGGCCACGACGGTGAGCGGGGCCGGGAGTCGGCTGTTGGCGGACCTGCGGCGGATCGAGGAGGACGGCTTCCGGCTGCGGCCCGACGAGCGGCCCGCGGACCTGGTGGCCCTGATGCTCACCCACATCGGTGATCTCGAGTCCGACTTGCGGGAGCTGATCTATGCGGTCTTCCACACCCTGGTCACCGGTGATCACCTCACCGAGGCCGAGTTGCGGGACCTGCTCATCGTCCTGACCGACGACGGGCACCTGTTTCACGGCATCGGTGGACACGGCGAGCCCACCGTGTTCACGCGTACCTTCTCGGCGCTGGTCATTGCGCTGGTGCTCGCCCGGCACCGCCGCCGGCCGTTCCTGACCGTCGACGAGTACGGCCACGTCCGGGACGCCCTGCTGCGTTATCACCGCGAGGAACGGGACCTGCGCGGCCTGGTCGACGAAGGCGGGTGGGCGCACGCCGCCGCGCACGGCGCGGACGCCCTCGCTGAGCTGGTGCGCTGCCAAGATGTAGACGTGGAGACACAGCGTGCCGTGCTCGCCGCGTTGCGCGGCGTCCTGCACAACGGCACGACGATCTTTCCCGACGAGGACGACGAGCGGATCGCCACCGTGGTAGATGCCATCGTCACGCACGGACCGCTGCCCGAGCCGGAGGTCGTCGCCTGGCTGCGGACGCTGGCCGACTGCGCCGACCGGCCGCGCGGCCGCGCCCAGACGGTCGACCGGGTCAACACCCGCAACCTCGTGCGCAGCCTATGGTTCCGGCGTCCCCACGACGGCGCCATCGCCGGCGCGTTGGCCGACGTCGAGGCCCGGGTGAACAAGTACCGGGTCGGCTGAGTAGCAACCGGGGGCGAGCTCCGGGGGTGACGCCCGGCGGTCGGTGGCCGCGTCGAGGGTGTCGAGCAGCGAGGCCGTGTGCGAGCACGTCACCGCCGGCGGCTGATCGGTCCGGACGTCAGAACGGCGCCGGGCCGGGCGTTCGGTCAGCGACCGGCGGCCTAGTCGACTGGCAGAGTCACCTGTTCGATGTAGCTGGTATTCGTCCGCCTGAACAGGCTTCGGTTACGGAGTGCAGCGAACCACGGTGGTCGACGGCAGAGGTGCGGTTGCGGGGTGATGCCGTGGTAGCTACTTGGTCGGACCGGGGTTGGGTAGGAACTCGCGGAGGTCCGCGGCGAGATTGCTCATCTGCTCCCCGCCTTCGAGCCAGGTGGTGATCGACGCCTGCCAGGCATCAGAGCGGGATACCCAGGGTTGCAGCTGCCAGGTGAGTGCCACGTGACCTCCGGAGTGGAAGGTAGCGCGAACGGTGAGGTGGTTGGCCTGCCAGGTCCGCTCGTCGGCCCAGCCGCGGTAGTCGGCGGCGAGCT comes from Salinispora tropica CNB-440 and encodes:
- a CDS encoding alpha/beta fold hydrolase; this translates as MVTRPLQLAPRLHGAGAPTVVFVAGLGDRGATWDAVRDRLSGVSTLAYDRAGTGEIPPPADVRTCADLADELAALLKELDPPAPWLLVGHSFGGLVARLYCARHPGRVAGLILVDAVVEGREIAYDPLLPPPLRAANHAYLTDPDRNPERIDKQASYRQVAGCALPAGLPVSVVTRGRPDTDPDRPVRDLHRVDQRMQHDLARRLGARQRIAVRSGHDVHHDEPDLVAGEIIMMLKGATTVSGAGSRLLADLRRIEEDGFRLRPDERPADLVALMLTHIGDLESDLRELIYAVFHTLVTGDHLTEAELRDLLIVLTDDGHLFHGIGGHGEPTVFTRTFSALVIALVLARHRRRPFLTVDEYGHVRDALLRYHREERDLRGLVDEGGWAHAAAHGADALAELVRCQDVDVETQRAVLAALRGVLHNGTTIFPDEDDERIATVVDAIVTHGPLPEPEVVAWLRTLADCADRPRGRAQTVDRVNTRNLVRSLWFRRPHDGAIAGALADVEARVNKYRVG
- a CDS encoding DUF6228 family protein — translated: MSIAYCHEVPDQSGDDNLHVIVRCQDDPTVSIRLHDRSFPDEYGICFAVEARAQGLHAELPGTEMWVWDEAWLPDFISQLAADYRGWADERTWQANHLTVRATFHSGGHVALTWQLQPWVSRSDAWQASITTWLEGGEQMSNLAADLREFLPNPGPTK